One Nocardia sp. BMG111209 DNA segment encodes these proteins:
- a CDS encoding pyridoxamine 5'-phosphate oxidase family protein — MTEPALPQGDLRLLDTDIARRLLAAAIPARLAFTAADGTPRVVPINFWWNGTEVVLTGFAPSNKNRALRARPDAALTIDTDAAPPEVLLLRGRAEITESDGLLPEYAAAMRKGGDPSVEEYLDRMTGLAPRMERIAIRPTWAAVMDFRTRFPTGAPDWMTGPQQTA, encoded by the coding sequence ATGACCGAACCGGCCCTCCCCCAGGGCGACCTGCGACTGCTCGACACCGATATCGCCCGGCGGCTGCTGGCCGCGGCCATCCCCGCCCGGCTGGCCTTCACCGCCGCCGACGGCACCCCGCGGGTGGTCCCCATCAACTTCTGGTGGAACGGCACCGAGGTGGTGCTGACCGGTTTCGCACCCTCGAACAAGAACCGGGCCCTGCGCGCGCGGCCCGACGCCGCGCTCACCATCGATACCGACGCCGCCCCGCCGGAGGTGCTGCTCCTGCGCGGCCGGGCCGAGATCACCGAATCCGACGGTCTGCTACCGGAATACGCGGCGGCGATGCGCAAGGGCGGCGACCCGTCGGTCGAGGAGTATCTCGACCGGATGACCGGCCTCGCGCCCCGCATGGAACGCATCGCCATCCGTCCCACCTGGGCGGCGGTGATGGACTTCCGTACCCGTTTCCCCACCGGCGCGCCGGACTGGATGACCGGCCCGCAACAGACCGCCTGA
- a CDS encoding TetR/AcrR family transcriptional regulator, with protein MPARQRWSSEETQPGNRDRANSKGAATRQLILETAEQLFAERGIEAVPLRDIAVAAGQRNNVAVQYHFGDRENLLRAIVAYRAARSEQIRTELLADLLAADRPPQPRDLVRAFVVSLAGHLEDGNHYLAFLSRHIVERAGYTGLTGVAGTSIVGTFLALLGRLLPDHPAAVLEERWMTVMSTTVHTLSRYQIAQRGERLPAALPELLEDLVNFLTAGLAAPVTGPAAD; from the coding sequence ATGCCAGCACGCCAGAGGTGGAGTTCGGAGGAGACGCAGCCGGGCAACCGGGACCGCGCCAATTCCAAGGGCGCGGCGACCCGGCAGCTCATCCTCGAGACGGCCGAGCAGTTGTTCGCCGAGCGCGGGATCGAGGCCGTGCCGCTGCGGGATATCGCCGTGGCCGCCGGGCAACGCAACAACGTTGCGGTGCAATACCATTTCGGCGATCGGGAGAATCTGCTGCGGGCGATCGTCGCTTATCGCGCCGCGCGCAGCGAGCAGATCCGCACCGAGCTGCTCGCGGATCTGCTCGCCGCCGACCGGCCGCCGCAGCCACGGGATCTGGTGCGGGCCTTCGTCGTCTCACTGGCCGGGCATCTGGAGGACGGCAACCACTACCTGGCGTTCCTGTCGCGGCACATCGTCGAGCGGGCCGGCTACACCGGTTTGACGGGGGTGGCCGGCACCAGCATCGTCGGCACGTTCCTCGCGCTGCTGGGCAGGCTGCTGCCGGACCACCCGGCCGCGGTCCTGGAAGAGCGGTGGATGACCGTCATGTCCACGACGGTGCACACGCTGTCGCGGTATCAGATCGCGCAGCGCGGTGAGCGGCTGCCCGCGGCACTGCCGGAGCTGTTGGAGGATCTGGTGAACTTCCTCACCGCGGGCCTGGCGGCGCCGGTCACCGGGCCCGCGGCGGACTGA
- a CDS encoding SRPBCC domain-containing protein, with product MNDREFTLVRVFDAPRDRVFRAWLEPDQLAEWAGPQGFTTRPGSIVAEPVVGGRYESVMVSDADGAEYRSAGVFREISAPERLVFTWGDPTGDAGAERYSIITVTFADTGDGKTTMTFHLLAPGPLSPEDGAAAGWGQSLDRLAAVLRL from the coding sequence GTGAACGACCGCGAATTCACCCTCGTCCGCGTCTTCGACGCACCCCGCGACCGCGTGTTCCGAGCCTGGCTCGAACCCGACCAGCTCGCCGAATGGGCGGGCCCGCAAGGCTTCACGACCCGCCCCGGCAGCATCGTCGCCGAACCCGTCGTCGGCGGCCGCTACGAGTCGGTCATGGTGTCCGATGCCGACGGCGCCGAATATCGCAGCGCCGGTGTCTTCCGCGAGATCAGCGCGCCCGAGCGCCTGGTCTTCACCTGGGGCGACCCCACCGGAGACGCTGGGGCCGAACGATATTCGATCATCACGGTGACCTTCGCCGATACCGGCGACGGCAAGACCACCATGACCTTCCATCTGCTCGCGCCGGGCCCGCTCTCGCCCGAGGACGGCGCCGCCGCGGGCTGGGGACAGAGCCTGGACCGGCTGGCCGCGGTGCTCCGGCTCTAA
- a CDS encoding cytochrome P450, with amino-acid sequence MTAEAAAGAHRQPNYQFDRHAPQYRGRFADITREMQDRCPVAWTDTYGGHWVAAGNREVFELSRCPHLSNDHDPRRERKGYKGISIPAPNRPDMIRSGILEMDPPEQKDLRSVLNPHLSPAAVQRWIPVIDEVIRAAIDEHIESGEIDFVDDLANVVPAVLTLAMLGIPLRKWTIYNEPAHASVYTPPTSPDMARVVEMSKVMRADLLANYLEIKANPRPGMIDAVARATLVGVPISDEDALGMLALIIGGGFDTTTALTAHALEWLGEHPADRETLSRERDLLLDSATEEFLRFYTPAPGDGRTIAEDCEVGGRQYKEGERLWLSWAMANRDPAVFENPNEIDLDRKGNRHYSFGLGVHRCIGSNVARTIFKRMLVAVLDRMPDYRCDPEGAVHYETIGIIQGMRKLPATFTSGPRLGAGLDETLDTLQRICDEQRLAEPVTIRKDAAAI; translated from the coding sequence ATGACCGCGGAAGCAGCCGCCGGCGCGCACCGGCAGCCGAACTACCAATTCGACCGGCACGCCCCGCAGTACCGGGGCCGGTTCGCCGACATCACCCGGGAGATGCAGGACCGGTGCCCGGTCGCCTGGACCGACACCTACGGCGGCCACTGGGTGGCCGCGGGCAATCGCGAGGTCTTCGAATTGTCGCGCTGCCCACACCTTTCCAACGATCACGATCCGAGGCGGGAGCGCAAGGGCTACAAGGGCATCTCGATCCCCGCGCCCAACCGCCCCGACATGATCCGCTCCGGCATCCTGGAGATGGATCCGCCGGAACAGAAGGATCTGCGGTCGGTACTCAATCCGCATCTGTCCCCGGCGGCGGTGCAGCGCTGGATCCCGGTGATCGACGAGGTGATCCGCGCCGCCATCGACGAGCACATCGAGTCCGGGGAGATCGACTTCGTCGACGATCTCGCGAATGTCGTTCCGGCCGTGCTGACCCTGGCGATGCTGGGCATCCCGCTGCGGAAGTGGACCATCTACAACGAGCCCGCGCACGCCTCGGTCTACACGCCGCCGACCTCACCGGATATGGCGCGGGTGGTCGAGATGAGCAAGGTCATGCGCGCCGACCTGCTCGCGAATTATCTGGAGATCAAGGCGAATCCGCGGCCGGGCATGATCGACGCCGTGGCGCGGGCCACCCTCGTCGGCGTGCCGATCTCCGACGAGGACGCCCTGGGCATGCTCGCGCTGATCATCGGCGGCGGCTTCGACACCACCACCGCGCTCACCGCGCACGCGCTGGAATGGCTCGGTGAACATCCCGCGGACCGCGAAACCCTCAGCCGGGAACGGGATCTGCTGCTCGACTCCGCGACCGAGGAGTTCCTGCGCTTCTACACCCCGGCCCCCGGCGACGGCCGCACCATCGCCGAGGACTGCGAGGTGGGCGGTCGGCAGTACAAGGAGGGGGAGCGGCTGTGGCTGTCCTGGGCGATGGCCAACCGTGATCCGGCGGTGTTCGAGAATCCGAACGAGATCGATCTGGATCGGAAGGGCAACCGGCACTACAGCTTCGGGCTCGGTGTGCACCGCTGCATCGGATCCAACGTGGCGCGCACCATCTTCAAGCGCATGCTGGTGGCGGTGCTCGACCGGATGCCGGACTACCGTTGCGATCCCGAGGGTGCGGTGCACTACGAGACCATCGGCATCATCCAGGGCATGCGGAAACTGCCCGCCACCTTCACCTCCGGACCCCGCCTCGGCGCGGGCCTGGACGAAACGCTGGATACGTTGCAGCGCATCTGCGATGAGCAGCGCCTGGCCGAACCGGTCACGATCCGCAAGGACGCGGCCGCGATCTGA
- a CDS encoding FadR/GntR family transcriptional regulator, with protein sequence MSHPEHAVPGPEAHRARPAPKTAHILAAGLRRRILNGGLEVGHRLPPETELSATLDVSRETLREALRILESQSLVEMRRGRGGGAVVRRPDPISAGRYVALLLQVRGATAADLRTARMTLELAAAQRFAETSGEEGLDYLTALHEAERAAAGDPLTFATASAVFDQGVVELSGNRCLAVLTGVLRETCKGRMYAALESADPAARTAATRRILAAHNDFLEAARRRDGPRARRAYLDHLERTHRLVAGSRDRRAVDITPMWRAQLDRAAGDRSQRAATIVATDIRSRIADGRLGAGSRLPRAADLTAEFGVSRPTLREGLRILETEQLLDLRAGERGGATIRHPTALVAAQLAGTVLESRHITLADFSRTLRMIEPLMMRAAATGPGPASPAGLRELESELALHICDTEQFVRSWRRAVFVILGGIRNPALAVVAEMLQWVRAGTEAAVAAGAADLPAVATTNRKAQAMFAELVGALTEHDGDRAESVWAECLHTNSLFIECSDLGRRLVVDIVE encoded by the coding sequence GTGTCGCATCCGGAGCATGCCGTGCCCGGCCCCGAGGCGCACCGGGCGCGGCCCGCCCCCAAGACGGCGCACATCCTCGCCGCGGGTCTGCGGCGGCGCATTCTCAACGGCGGGCTCGAGGTCGGCCATCGGCTGCCGCCGGAGACGGAACTGTCCGCCACCCTGGACGTCTCGCGGGAGACGCTGCGCGAGGCCCTGCGCATCCTCGAATCCCAGTCGCTGGTGGAGATGCGGCGCGGCCGCGGCGGCGGCGCGGTGGTGCGGCGGCCCGATCCGATCTCCGCCGGCCGCTACGTGGCACTGCTGCTGCAGGTGCGCGGCGCGACCGCGGCCGATCTGCGCACGGCCCGGATGACCCTGGAACTCGCTGCGGCGCAACGGTTCGCCGAAACCTCCGGCGAGGAGGGACTGGACTATCTGACCGCCCTGCACGAGGCGGAGCGCGCCGCGGCCGGTGATCCGCTGACCTTCGCCACCGCCTCGGCGGTCTTCGATCAGGGGGTGGTCGAACTCTCCGGCAACCGCTGCCTCGCGGTCCTCACCGGCGTGCTGCGCGAGACCTGCAAGGGCCGGATGTACGCCGCGCTGGAATCCGCGGATCCGGCCGCGCGCACCGCCGCGACGCGGCGAATCCTGGCCGCGCACAACGACTTCCTGGAGGCCGCCCGCCGCCGCGACGGCCCGCGGGCGCGCCGCGCCTATCTGGACCATCTCGAACGCACCCATCGGCTGGTCGCGGGCAGCCGCGATCGGCGGGCCGTCGACATCACGCCGATGTGGCGGGCCCAGCTGGACCGGGCGGCCGGCGACCGTTCGCAGCGCGCCGCGACCATCGTCGCGACCGACATCCGCTCGCGCATCGCCGACGGCCGGCTCGGCGCCGGATCGCGGCTACCGCGGGCGGCCGACCTCACCGCCGAATTCGGTGTCTCGCGACCGACGCTGCGCGAAGGACTGCGCATCCTGGAAACGGAACAGCTCCTGGACCTGCGCGCCGGCGAGCGAGGCGGCGCGACGATCCGGCATCCGACCGCGCTGGTCGCCGCGCAGCTGGCCGGGACCGTCCTCGAATCCCGCCACATCACCCTCGCCGACTTCTCCCGCACGCTGCGGATGATCGAGCCGCTCATGATGCGGGCGGCCGCCACCGGCCCGGGGCCCGCCTCCCCGGCCGGCCTGCGCGAGCTGGAATCCGAACTCGCCCTGCACATCTGCGATACCGAGCAATTCGTGCGCAGCTGGCGCCGGGCGGTGTTCGTGATCCTCGGCGGGATCCGCAACCCCGCACTCGCCGTCGTCGCCGAGATGCTGCAATGGGTGCGCGCGGGCACCGAGGCCGCCGTGGCCGCCGGCGCGGCGGACCTGCCCGCGGTCGCGACGACGAACCGCAAGGCGCAGGCCATGTTCGCCGAACTGGTCGGCGCGCTGACCGAGCACGACGGGGATCGGGCCGAATCCGTCTGGGCCGAATGTCTGCACACCAACAGCCTTTTCATCGAATGCTCCGATCTGGGCCGCCGGCTCGTTGTCGATATCGTCGAATAG
- a CDS encoding SDR family oxidoreductase — MTGSGSGIGAACARRFTAEGAKVVVTDLDAAKVEAVAAEIGAVGLAGDIGAAETVRAVAELARRSYGEIDVWFSNAGLTGPARPGDPKPDADWEQAFRVHVMAHLHAVREVAPAMVARGDGYLLSTASVVAMTTDARNATYSVSKHAALALAEWLAVTYRPQGVKVSCFCPGPMLTPMLLTEGFPADHPALARALTPERVADLLVGAIDAEDFLILDSPMGRDELCAKLTDYDAWIDRTAARFATPAGDRATDTGGGRIARV; from the coding sequence GTGACCGGATCCGGCAGCGGTATCGGGGCGGCCTGCGCGCGGCGGTTCACCGCCGAGGGTGCGAAGGTCGTGGTGACCGATCTCGACGCCGCCAAGGTCGAGGCGGTGGCGGCCGAGATCGGCGCCGTCGGCCTGGCCGGCGACATCGGTGCGGCCGAGACCGTGCGCGCCGTCGCCGAACTCGCGCGGCGCAGTTACGGCGAGATCGATGTGTGGTTCAGCAACGCGGGGCTCACCGGCCCCGCGCGGCCCGGCGACCCGAAGCCGGATGCGGACTGGGAGCAGGCTTTTCGCGTACACGTCATGGCGCATCTGCACGCGGTCCGAGAAGTGGCCCCGGCCATGGTGGCCCGTGGCGACGGCTACCTGTTGTCGACCGCCTCGGTGGTCGCGATGACCACCGACGCCCGCAATGCCACCTATTCGGTGAGCAAGCACGCCGCGCTGGCGCTGGCGGAATGGCTGGCCGTCACCTATCGCCCGCAGGGGGTCAAGGTGTCGTGCTTCTGCCCCGGTCCCATGCTCACCCCCATGCTGCTGACCGAGGGCTTCCCGGCCGATCATCCGGCCCTGGCCCGCGCGCTCACCCCGGAGCGGGTCGCCGATCTGCTGGTCGGCGCGATCGATGCCGAGGACTTCCTGATCCTCGATTCCCCGATGGGCCGGGACGAGTTGTGCGCCAAGCTGACCGACTACGACGCCTGGATCGACCGGACCGCCGCGCGGTTCGCGACCCCGGCCGGCGACCGGGCGACCGACACCGGCGGTGGCCGGATTGCCCGCGTGTAG
- a CDS encoding helix-turn-helix transcriptional regulator yields the protein MTDDQLDRVFAALADATRRAILARLADGEATVGQLAEPFAMSLPAVSKHLKVLERAGLITRGRDAQWRPCRLDAAPLAAATDWLERYRVFWDGRFDRLDEHLHRLQRKELDS from the coding sequence ATGACCGACGATCAACTCGACCGTGTCTTCGCCGCGCTCGCCGACGCGACCAGGCGGGCCATCCTCGCCCGGCTCGCGGACGGCGAGGCGACGGTCGGCCAATTGGCCGAACCGTTCGCGATGAGCCTGCCGGCCGTCTCCAAACATCTGAAGGTGCTGGAGCGAGCGGGCCTGATCACGCGTGGCCGCGACGCCCAGTGGCGGCCGTGCCGGCTCGACGCCGCCCCGCTCGCCGCGGCCACCGACTGGCTGGAGCGGTATCGCGTGTTCTGGGACGGCCGCTTCGATCGGCTCGACGAGCACCTGCACCGGCTACAGCGCAAGGAACTGGACTCATGA
- a CDS encoding SDR family NAD(P)-dependent oxidoreductase, giving the protein MSAAANGKVALVTGASRGVGAATAVALAARGYAVACAARSTRDQPRRTPGTLDDVVERIRDAGGTAVAIPVDLSDREQVAAMVEQTVAALGRLDVLVNNAAVTFVGDLDIPQNRHDLIFAIDLDAPMTAARHAVAHLRAAGAGRILNVSSLAALKPVPGLMSYGMAKVALERMTVDLARQLAGDRIAVNCFRIDAPVASEGTLANLPGVDHTAWEPSEVAAEGITWMLDRPVDYSGQLESMTHLAHREGIMPTVTARALTPTAMFTGVFDEYATSGFVDG; this is encoded by the coding sequence TTGAGCGCCGCCGCGAACGGCAAGGTGGCGCTGGTGACCGGCGCCAGCCGCGGCGTCGGCGCCGCGACGGCCGTGGCGCTGGCGGCCCGGGGGTATGCGGTGGCCTGCGCCGCCCGCTCGACCCGCGACCAGCCGCGCCGGACTCCCGGAACCCTCGACGACGTGGTGGAACGGATTCGCGACGCGGGTGGTACCGCGGTCGCGATCCCGGTCGATCTGTCGGACCGGGAGCAGGTGGCCGCCATGGTCGAACAGACCGTCGCCGCGCTGGGCCGGCTCGACGTGCTGGTCAACAATGCCGCCGTCACCTTCGTCGGCGACCTGGACATCCCGCAGAATCGGCACGACCTGATCTTCGCGATCGATCTCGACGCGCCGATGACCGCGGCCCGCCATGCCGTTGCGCATCTGCGTGCGGCCGGTGCGGGCCGGATCCTCAACGTCTCGTCGCTGGCGGCGCTGAAGCCGGTGCCGGGACTGATGTCCTACGGCATGGCCAAGGTGGCGCTGGAGCGGATGACGGTCGACCTGGCCCGCCAGCTCGCCGGGGATCGCATCGCGGTCAACTGTTTCCGCATCGACGCGCCGGTCGCGTCCGAGGGCACCCTCGCCAACCTGCCAGGTGTGGATCACACCGCCTGGGAGCCGTCCGAGGTCGCCGCCGAGGGCATCACCTGGATGCTGGACCGGCCCGTGGACTATTCGGGACAGCTGGAGAGCATGACCCACCTCGCGCACCGCGAGGGGATCATGCCCACCGTCACCGCCCGCGCGCTCACACCCACGGCCATGTTCACCGGCGTATTCGACGAGTACGCCACCAGCGGCTTCGTCGACGGCTGA
- a CDS encoding SDR family NAD(P)-dependent oxidoreductase yields the protein METGLRDKVVVVTGATANIGRATALAFAAEGARVVAVGRDEQAGARVTELARERGAADVLWRRADVTVAAEVTALVEAVIARFGGIDVLVNNVGGNAVVAPFVSTTPEQWQADLAVNLTSTLLCTHTVLPHMLAAGAGRIVNIGSMSALIGDPFMAVYSAAKGAVHAFTRVLALEVGRSGVTVNAIAPYGTVPEDFAAETSAGSRFRPGTGLFTDAEASRAEERAVFRRTTALARQVARPAEIGAAAVYLASEQAAFVTGHVLQVDGGVALT from the coding sequence ATGGAGACAGGGCTGCGGGACAAGGTGGTGGTCGTGACCGGCGCGACCGCGAACATCGGGCGGGCGACGGCGCTGGCCTTCGCCGCCGAGGGCGCGCGGGTGGTGGCGGTCGGCCGCGACGAGCAGGCCGGGGCGCGGGTGACCGAACTCGCGCGCGAGCGGGGTGCGGCCGACGTGCTGTGGCGGCGGGCGGACGTGACCGTCGCGGCCGAGGTGACCGCGCTGGTCGAGGCGGTGATCGCGCGGTTCGGCGGGATCGACGTGCTGGTCAACAATGTCGGCGGTAATGCGGTGGTGGCGCCGTTCGTGTCGACCACACCCGAGCAGTGGCAGGCGGATCTGGCCGTCAATCTCACCAGCACCCTGCTGTGCACCCATACCGTGCTGCCGCACATGCTCGCCGCGGGCGCCGGGCGGATCGTCAACATCGGGTCGATGTCGGCGCTGATCGGGGATCCGTTCATGGCGGTGTACTCCGCGGCGAAGGGGGCGGTACACGCCTTCACCCGGGTGCTGGCGCTCGAGGTGGGGCGCAGCGGGGTGACGGTGAACGCGATCGCCCCCTACGGCACCGTGCCGGAGGATTTCGCCGCCGAGACCAGCGCGGGCAGCCGATTCCGGCCCGGCACCGGACTTTTCACCGATGCGGAGGCCAGCCGGGCCGAGGAGCGCGCGGTGTTCCGCCGCACCACCGCGCTGGCGCGGCAGGTCGCCCGGCCGGCCGAGATCGGCGCCGCCGCAGTGTATCTCGCCTCCGAGCAGGCCGCCTTCGTGACCGGGCACGTGCTGCAGGTGGACGGGGGAGTGGCGCTGACCTGA
- a CDS encoding fatty acyl-CoA synthetase yields the protein MAEAFSGSTVDAVVRRSGARFGDRAALEFEGRVYGYRELDEAVSRAAAWLLRLGLRPGDRVAAYGTNSDAYVLGFLACARAGLVHVPINYALTGAELSYLIAQSGARAALVDPALAGILAAVRGELAALEHVLPLRDAAGSLLELAGTGAVPELGSQAAPADLAQLLYTSGTASKPKGAMMTHEALVYEYVSSVLALDFTAADDPLVAMPLYHSAGMHVFVLPYLSVGATVRLLAAPDVAEILRRVEQDRIGSLFLAPTVWVPLSQHPDLDTRDLSSLRKAQYGASIMPVTVLRRLRERFPDLGFYNCFGQSEIGPLATVLRPEEHGQRPASCGRPVYFVEARVVDADGDDVAPGEPGEICYRSPQLCLGYWDDPAATAAAFRDGWFHSGDLVTRDAEGFVTVVDRIKDVINTGGILVASREVEDALYTHPAVAEVAVIGVPDERWVEAITAVVVLRAGHSAGADELIGHVRQRIAPFKVPKHIRFTGALPRNQSGKLLKRELRDPAD from the coding sequence GTGGCAGAAGCATTTTCGGGCAGTACCGTCGACGCGGTGGTGCGGCGTTCCGGGGCGCGGTTCGGTGATCGGGCGGCGCTCGAGTTCGAGGGGCGGGTGTACGGGTATCGGGAACTCGACGAGGCCGTCTCGCGGGCCGCCGCGTGGTTGCTGCGACTGGGCCTGCGGCCCGGCGATCGAGTGGCCGCGTACGGCACCAACTCCGACGCCTACGTCCTCGGATTCCTCGCCTGTGCGCGGGCGGGGCTCGTGCACGTGCCGATCAACTACGCGCTCACCGGTGCGGAGCTGAGCTACCTGATCGCGCAGTCGGGTGCGCGTGCGGCGCTGGTGGATCCGGCGCTGGCGGGCATACTCGCGGCGGTCCGCGGGGAGCTCGCCGCGCTCGAGCACGTCCTGCCGCTGCGCGACGCCGCCGGATCGCTGCTCGAGCTCGCCGGTACCGGTGCGGTTCCCGAGCTCGGATCGCAGGCGGCGCCGGCCGATCTGGCGCAGTTGCTCTACACCTCGGGTACCGCCTCGAAACCCAAGGGCGCCATGATGACCCACGAGGCGCTGGTGTACGAGTACGTATCCTCGGTGCTCGCACTGGATTTCACCGCCGCCGACGATCCGCTCGTCGCGATGCCGCTGTACCACTCGGCCGGTATGCACGTATTCGTGCTGCCGTACCTGTCGGTGGGAGCGACGGTGCGGTTGCTGGCGGCCCCGGACGTCGCGGAGATCCTGCGCCGCGTCGAACAGGACCGGATCGGGTCGCTGTTCCTCGCGCCGACGGTCTGGGTGCCGCTGTCGCAGCATCCCGATCTGGACACCCGCGACCTGTCGTCGCTGCGCAAGGCGCAGTACGGCGCCTCGATCATGCCGGTGACCGTGCTCCGACGGCTGCGGGAGCGGTTCCCGGACCTGGGTTTCTACAACTGTTTCGGGCAGTCGGAGATCGGCCCGCTGGCCACGGTCCTGCGGCCGGAGGAACACGGGCAGCGGCCCGCGTCGTGCGGGCGGCCGGTGTACTTCGTGGAGGCGCGGGTGGTGGATGCCGACGGTGACGACGTCGCCCCCGGCGAACCCGGCGAGATCTGCTACCGGTCGCCGCAACTGTGCCTGGGCTACTGGGACGATCCGGCGGCGACCGCGGCGGCGTTCCGCGACGGCTGGTTCCACTCCGGCGATCTGGTCACCCGGGACGCCGAGGGGTTCGTCACCGTCGTGGACCGGATCAAGGACGTGATCAACACCGGCGGCATCCTGGTCGCCTCCCGCGAGGTCGAGGACGCCCTCTACACCCATCCCGCGGTGGCCGAGGTCGCGGTGATCGGCGTCCCGGACGAGCGGTGGGTGGAGGCGATCACCGCGGTCGTGGTGCTGCGCGCCGGGCACAGCGCCGGCGCCGACGAGTTGATCGGCCACGTCCGGCAGCGGATCGCACCGTTCAAGGTGCCCAAGCACATTCGCTTCACCGGCGCACTGCCGCGCAACCAGAGCGGCAAACTGCTGAAGCGGGAACTGCGCGACCCGGCCGATTAG
- a CDS encoding GlxA family transcriptional regulator, giving the protein MHTVAVLALDQVIPFDLSTPIEVFGRTRLPDGHPAYRVRICGASPTVDAGAFTLQPPWGLEALRDADTVILPGCADPTAAIPDEVLAALRQAAAGGTRMASICSGAFILAATGLLDGLRATTHWLGTDLLAALHPAVEVDPDVLYVDNGQFLTSAGAAAGLDLCLYLIRRDHGSAVAADAARLSVVPLEREGGQAQFIVHDRPPTPRGSALEPVLRWMEDNATRDLTLEDIAAQANMSSRTLNRRFREQIGTTPLQWLLRSRIRRAQYLLEATDHPIDRIAGQVGFGSPAAFRDRFKRIVGTGPQSYRSAFRSLSVD; this is encoded by the coding sequence ATGCACACCGTGGCCGTCCTCGCCCTGGACCAGGTCATCCCGTTCGACCTGTCCACCCCGATCGAGGTGTTCGGCCGCACCCGGCTGCCGGACGGGCACCCCGCCTACCGCGTCCGGATCTGCGGCGCGAGCCCGACCGTCGACGCCGGCGCGTTCACGCTCCAGCCGCCGTGGGGCCTGGAAGCGTTGCGCGACGCGGACACCGTGATCCTGCCGGGTTGTGCCGATCCGACCGCCGCGATCCCGGACGAGGTGCTCGCCGCGCTGCGGCAGGCCGCGGCCGGTGGGACGCGGATGGCCTCGATCTGTTCCGGCGCGTTCATCCTCGCCGCGACCGGGCTGCTCGACGGGTTGCGGGCGACCACGCACTGGCTGGGGACCGATCTGCTCGCCGCCCTGCATCCGGCCGTCGAGGTCGACCCGGACGTGCTCTACGTGGACAACGGCCAGTTCCTGACCTCGGCCGGGGCCGCCGCCGGACTGGACCTGTGCCTGTACCTGATCCGCCGCGACCACGGGTCGGCCGTGGCCGCCGATGCCGCCCGGCTGTCGGTCGTGCCGCTGGAACGGGAAGGGGGGCAGGCGCAGTTCATCGTCCACGACCGGCCGCCGACGCCGCGCGGTTCGGCCCTGGAACCCGTGCTGCGCTGGATGGAGGACAACGCGACGCGCGATCTCACGCTGGAAGATATTGCGGCGCAAGCGAATATGAGCTCCCGCACGCTCAACCGCCGGTTCCGCGAGCAGATCGGGACCACCCCGTTGCAGTGGTTGCTGCGCAGCCGGATCCGCCGGGCACAGTACCTGCTGGAGGCCACCGATCATCCGATCGACCGGATCGCCGGTCAGGTCGGGTTCGGTTCGCCGGCCGCCTTCCGCGATCGGTTCAAGCGGATCGTCGGCACCGGCCCGCAGTCCTATCGGTCGGCGTTCCGATCGCTGAGTGTCGACTGA
- a CDS encoding TetR/AcrR family transcriptional regulator, translated as MSGQRPTARPYDTLLAKGEERKLQILAVAQRLLSRNGWRSTTLAQIAREAGVTPAGLLHHFESKEQLLQAVLEARDTDDELHADQEGDIIENLVNVADRFRRSPDLVGMFAVLLIENLEPDAPLHDRLLERYRAALASVSEGIRRGQRSGRFRTDIDPAVKAVEVVAFLNGMETSWLLDPSIPLNTVFKEYVRSLERELTPASTI; from the coding sequence GTGTCCGGTCAGCGGCCCACTGCACGCCCTTACGACACTCTTCTCGCGAAGGGTGAGGAACGTAAGCTGCAGATTCTCGCCGTCGCCCAGCGCCTGCTTTCGCGCAACGGGTGGCGGAGTACCACACTCGCCCAGATCGCGCGGGAGGCAGGTGTCACCCCGGCGGGGTTGCTGCACCATTTCGAGTCCAAGGAGCAGTTGCTGCAAGCTGTGCTCGAAGCCCGCGACACCGACGACGAACTGCACGCGGACCAAGAAGGCGACATCATCGAGAATCTCGTGAATGTCGCCGATCGGTTCCGGCGTTCTCCGGACCTGGTCGGCATGTTTGCCGTACTGCTCATAGAAAACCTGGAGCCGGACGCCCCGCTGCACGATCGCCTGCTGGAGCGCTACCGCGCCGCCCTCGCCTCCGTCTCGGAGGGGATTCGGCGGGGCCAGCGCTCCGGTCGGTTCCGTACCGACATAGATCCGGCCGTCAAGGCCGTGGAAGTAGTCGCTTTTCTCAACGGGATGGAAACCTCATGGCTGCTCGACCCCTCGATTCCGCTGAACACAGTGTTCAAGGAGTACGTCCGCTCGCTCGAGCGCGAGCTCACGCCCGCAAGCACGATCTGA